A window of Anaeromusa acidaminophila DSM 3853 contains these coding sequences:
- a CDS encoding NADH-quinone oxidoreductase subunit J, translated as MSEWAYTIAFFVFASITVAAAFAAVSKTNLVHSALFLALCFIGVSGLYVLLQADFMAAVQILIYNGAIAIVFVLGTMLTRRSSYHGTNATARDIPSRLVLAVSSLFVAITMAVIATTPWRYSSAPPVEDTPSLLGQLILTDYMVAMEVAAVLLLAAMIGSIVLAKGVEEE; from the coding sequence ATGAGTGAATGGGCTTATACGATTGCCTTTTTTGTCTTTGCATCTATTACCGTGGCTGCGGCGTTTGCGGCTGTAAGTAAAACGAATCTGGTGCATAGCGCGCTGTTTTTGGCATTGTGTTTTATTGGCGTCAGCGGCTTGTACGTACTGTTGCAGGCGGACTTTATGGCGGCCGTGCAAATCTTGATTTATAACGGCGCTATTGCCATTGTGTTCGTATTGGGGACGATGCTGACAAGGCGCAGCAGTTACCATGGAACCAATGCAACAGCTCGGGATATTCCTTCGCGTTTGGTGTTGGCGGTTAGCTCTTTGTTTGTCGCCATTACGATGGCGGTTATTGCAACGACGCCGTGGCGCTACTCCAGTGCGCCGCCGGTGGAAGATACGCCTTCGCTTTTAGGGCAGTTGATCCTTACGGACTATATGGTGGCGATGGAAGTGGCGGCCGTCCTTTTGCTGGCGGCGATGATCGGCTCTATTGTTCTGGCAAAAGGAGTGGAGGAAGAATGA
- the nuoL gene encoding NADH-quinone oxidoreductase subunit L: MLFIQYALHHAWLIPLLPAAAFVLVGFFLRRLPTVTATVSLLLNGLSLLLALGVAEGVISRGISVEQPLLQKVSWLSLPGLSVDMGVYIDPISAMMLVVVTLVSFLVQLYSIGYMHGEEGFGRFFAYLSLFAASMLGLVLAVNFVQMFVFWELVGLCSYLLIGYYFHKISAREAAKKAFITTRIGDFGLLMGILFLQILFGTLDFQQLGLAVPAYVAQNGTVLLTGVALLIFMGPVGKSGQFPLHVWLPDAMEGPTPVSALIHAATMVVAGVYLVARSFFLFNLLPSVMDAVAWTGAFTAIFAASIAFTQRDIKRILAYSTVSQLGYMMLALGVGSLTASMFHLMTHAFFKALMFLAAGAVLHGLPNRNDIFEMGGLRHKMPVTFAAMTIGVLAISGIPPFAGFFSKDEILLAAFDVSLPLFAVALITSCMTSFYMARLLIVVFCGPEKSGNHPHEAPLSMRIPLFVLGVLAVVGGYAGYAGHFGEWVRFGAASHADIHWGIAGASTLLALAAFGLAWKIYGSGSRKPAEQLTWRFRSAYNLSFHKYYLDEWYQWFNESYLGEFARNMHWMERNIIDSVINGIAAVPLFVGDRLRKMQTGSLQRYGVVMFCAALLIAVSLLVLNPLLKGVWFGGAC; this comes from the coding sequence ATGTTGTTTATTCAATATGCGTTGCATCATGCCTGGCTGATACCGCTGCTGCCGGCCGCCGCCTTCGTGCTTGTCGGCTTCTTCTTGCGTCGTTTGCCGACGGTTACGGCAACGGTATCGCTTCTGCTGAACGGCCTGAGCCTTTTGTTGGCGCTGGGCGTTGCTGAAGGCGTAATAAGCCGGGGGATTAGCGTGGAGCAGCCGCTGCTTCAAAAGGTATCCTGGCTTTCACTGCCAGGTCTTTCCGTGGATATGGGCGTCTATATTGATCCGATTTCCGCCATGATGCTGGTGGTAGTGACGCTGGTATCGTTTTTGGTGCAGCTGTATTCGATTGGCTATATGCACGGTGAAGAAGGCTTTGGGCGCTTTTTTGCGTATTTGTCGCTGTTTGCCGCCTCCATGCTGGGGTTGGTTTTGGCGGTGAATTTTGTGCAAATGTTTGTATTCTGGGAATTGGTCGGTCTTTGTTCGTATTTGCTGATTGGTTACTATTTCCACAAGATTTCCGCCAGAGAGGCGGCCAAGAAAGCCTTCATTACAACTCGAATTGGCGATTTCGGTCTTTTAATGGGCATTTTGTTTTTGCAAATTCTCTTTGGAACTCTTGATTTTCAGCAATTGGGCTTGGCGGTGCCGGCGTATGTGGCGCAAAACGGCACGGTTCTCTTGACTGGTGTGGCGTTGTTGATTTTCATGGGTCCTGTTGGTAAGTCCGGTCAATTTCCACTGCATGTATGGCTGCCGGACGCCATGGAAGGCCCTACGCCGGTTTCGGCTTTGATTCATGCGGCTACAATGGTGGTCGCGGGCGTATATTTAGTGGCTAGATCATTTTTCTTGTTTAATTTGCTACCGTCGGTAATGGACGCTGTCGCTTGGACAGGGGCTTTTACGGCGATTTTTGCAGCAAGCATTGCTTTTACGCAACGCGACATCAAACGCATTTTGGCGTACTCTACCGTTAGTCAGCTTGGCTATATGATGCTGGCTCTCGGTGTGGGCAGCTTGACGGCGTCCATGTTTCATCTGATGACGCATGCTTTCTTTAAAGCCTTGATGTTTCTGGCGGCTGGCGCAGTACTGCATGGCTTGCCGAACCGAAATGATATTTTTGAAATGGGCGGCTTGCGGCACAAGATGCCGGTAACCTTTGCCGCTATGACCATTGGCGTGCTGGCCATTTCGGGCATTCCGCCTTTTGCGGGGTTCTTTTCTAAAGATGAAATTCTCTTGGCGGCATTTGATGTGAGTTTGCCGCTCTTTGCGGTAGCTCTTATTACGTCGTGTATGACTTCCTTCTATATGGCGCGGCTGCTCATTGTTGTTTTCTGCGGCCCGGAAAAAAGCGGCAACCATCCTCACGAGGCGCCTCTTTCCATGCGGATTCCGTTATTTGTACTTGGCGTGTTAGCGGTGGTAGGCGGTTATGCAGGTTATGCCGGGCATTTTGGAGAGTGGGTGCGCTTTGGCGCAGCTTCCCACGCCGACATTCACTGGGGAATTGCCGGCGCTTCGACGCTGCTGGCGCTGGCAGCTTTTGGCCTTGCTTGGAAAATTTACGGCAGCGGCTCAAGAAAACCGGCGGAACAACTGACTTGGCGTTTTCGCAGCGCCTATAATCTCAGCTTTCATAAATACTATTTGGATGAATGGTATCAATGGTTTAATGAATCTTATTTGGGTGAATTTGCTCGCAATATGCATTGGATGGAGCGAAACATTATTGACTCGGTCATCAACGGGATTGCAGCAGTGCCTCTTTTTGTGGGGGACAGGCTGCGCAAGATGCAGACCGGCAGTTTGCAGCGCTACGGCGTCGTGATGTTTTGCGCGGCGTTGTTGATTGCCGTTAGTCTCCTGGTGCTAAATCCCTTACTAAAAGGCGTCTGGTTTGGAGGTGCGTGTTAA
- the nuoH gene encoding NADH-quinone oxidoreductase subunit NuoH — MQEVTGLYVIAAWLRQILAMYLPGQQWVDLCMSLVEIGAIFGVISLSAVVLVYAERKISAFMQRRSGPNRVGPKGLLQTTADMIKLMAKEDIMPTGADKWMWMLAPMLLFLPAAMGYVVFPFDEQVIFADLNIGIFYFIAISSQSVLPFLMAGWASNNKYSLVGGMRTVAQMLSYEVPMVLSILGIVMLTGSMKMSSIVAAQQDIWFVALQPIAFVVYVITATAEINRAPFDLVEGESELVAGPFTEYTGMRWALFFLAEYANLLAVSVIATTLFLGGWSGPWLPGWIWFLLKVAAMIFLFMWFRWTFPRLRIDQLLAFGWKLLLPLALLNVIITGIGIYLSEFFI, encoded by the coding sequence ATGCAAGAAGTAACTGGTTTGTATGTAATCGCGGCATGGCTGCGACAAATTTTAGCAATGTATCTGCCTGGGCAGCAATGGGTGGATTTGTGCATGAGTTTAGTGGAGATTGGCGCTATCTTTGGCGTTATTTCCTTGTCTGCGGTTGTGCTGGTGTATGCGGAACGCAAGATCAGCGCATTTATGCAGCGGCGTTCCGGGCCGAATCGCGTGGGGCCTAAGGGCTTACTGCAGACAACGGCGGATATGATTAAGCTGATGGCAAAGGAAGACATTATGCCCACTGGCGCTGATAAGTGGATGTGGATGTTGGCGCCGATGCTGCTGTTTTTGCCTGCAGCTATGGGTTATGTGGTATTTCCCTTTGATGAGCAAGTTATTTTCGCGGATCTGAACATTGGTATTTTTTATTTCATTGCTATTTCTTCTCAATCGGTACTGCCGTTTTTGATGGCAGGCTGGGCTTCCAACAATAAATATTCCTTGGTTGGCGGCATGCGTACGGTGGCGCAGATGCTGAGCTATGAGGTGCCGATGGTGCTTTCGATTTTGGGCATCGTCATGCTGACCGGCTCCATGAAGATGAGCTCCATTGTAGCGGCGCAGCAAGACATCTGGTTTGTGGCGCTGCAGCCGATTGCTTTTGTGGTATATGTCATTACGGCTACGGCGGAAATCAACCGGGCGCCTTTTGACTTGGTCGAGGGGGAATCCGAGCTTGTAGCAGGACCGTTTACGGAGTACACCGGTATGCGCTGGGCTTTGTTTTTCCTGGCGGAGTATGCCAATTTGCTTGCGGTTTCTGTTATTGCGACTACGCTGTTCTTGGGCGGTTGGAGCGGCCCCTGGCTTCCTGGGTGGATTTGGTTTTTGCTGAAAGTGGCCGCAATGATTTTTCTCTTCATGTGGTTTCGCTGGACGTTCCCTCGACTGCGTATTGACCAGTTGCTGGCATTCGGGTGGAAGCTGCTGTTGCCGCTAGCGCTGTTGAATGTCATTATTACGGGGATCGGCATTTATCTTTCCGAGTTTTTCATTTAG
- a CDS encoding NADH-quinone oxidoreductase subunit B encodes MTKLQTQAERDQELLHKNILVTSMDMVLKWARSNSLWPLSSGLACCAIEMMSAAAARFDLSRFGYEVFRASPRQADLLIVAGTLTWAMAGPLKRLYEQMPEPKYVISMGSCANSGGPFVDSYSVVPGVDQILPVDIYIPGCPPRPEALIHGMLELKRKIRDGEIVRDKA; translated from the coding sequence ATGACCAAATTGCAGACGCAGGCGGAGAGAGATCAAGAGCTCTTGCATAAAAATATACTTGTTACCAGTATGGATATGGTTTTGAAATGGGCGCGAAGCAATTCTTTGTGGCCATTATCTTCGGGCCTTGCTTGCTGCGCGATTGAGATGATGTCCGCCGCTGCAGCGCGTTTTGACTTGTCTCGTTTTGGTTATGAGGTGTTTCGGGCGTCACCGCGTCAGGCGGACTTGCTGATTGTTGCCGGCACGCTTACTTGGGCTATGGCTGGACCGCTGAAGCGTCTTTACGAACAGATGCCGGAGCCTAAATACGTTATCTCCATGGGCAGTTGTGCGAACTCCGGCGGCCCTTTTGTGGATTCGTACTCCGTAGTACCGGGCGTGGATCAGATTTTGCCGGTAGACATTTATATTCCTGGTTGTCCGCCTCGGCCGGAAGCGTTAATTCACGGCATGCTGGAGCTGAAACGTAAAATTCGGGACGGAGAAATTGTGAGGGATAAAGCATGA
- a CDS encoding NADH-quinone oxidoreductase subunit D produces the protein MVKTETYTLNMGPQHPSTHGVLQVVLELDGEEVVQAVPHMGYLHRGIEKLAESRTYAQFIPYTDRLDYVSSMCNNLGYCQTVEKLMGLEIPERAEYLRIIMVELNRIASHLICMGSLAIDLGASTGMMFGFRGRERILDLFDMACGARQTYSYIRFGGVAADIPEAFVPELRRFLADFPAMIEEYHGLLTGNEILYERLKNTAVISGERAIAMGLTGPALRASGVAYDLRKMEPYGIYDRFDFEVPLGEVGDSWDRYVVRMEELKQSMRIVEQALEQLPEGPVMGKVPKVLKPPVGEVYHAVENPRGELGYYIVSDGSPKPYRIHVRRPSFINLQMLNETCQGLLIADVVAVLATLDSLMGEVDC, from the coding sequence ATGGTAAAAACAGAAACATACACGCTCAATATGGGACCGCAGCATCCTAGTACCCACGGCGTTCTGCAGGTGGTGTTGGAGCTGGACGGCGAAGAAGTGGTGCAGGCGGTGCCTCATATGGGGTACTTGCATCGCGGTATTGAAAAGCTGGCGGAAAGCCGTACCTATGCGCAATTTATTCCCTATACGGATCGCTTGGATTACGTTTCTTCCATGTGTAACAATTTAGGCTACTGTCAGACCGTGGAAAAATTGATGGGTCTTGAAATTCCGGAGCGAGCCGAGTATTTGCGTATTATCATGGTGGAACTCAATCGGATTGCCAGCCATTTGATCTGCATGGGGTCCCTGGCGATTGACCTAGGAGCCTCAACCGGTATGATGTTTGGCTTTCGCGGGCGCGAACGCATTTTGGACTTGTTCGATATGGCTTGCGGCGCGCGGCAGACCTATAGCTATATTCGCTTTGGCGGCGTAGCGGCAGACATTCCGGAGGCGTTTGTACCGGAATTAAGGCGTTTTTTGGCGGATTTTCCGGCTATGATCGAGGAGTATCACGGCCTCTTGACCGGTAACGAGATCCTCTACGAGCGTTTGAAAAACACAGCTGTCATTTCCGGCGAACGGGCGATTGCCATGGGGCTGACCGGCCCAGCGCTGCGTGCGTCCGGTGTGGCGTATGACCTGCGTAAAATGGAGCCGTATGGTATTTATGACCGCTTTGATTTTGAAGTTCCCCTGGGAGAAGTAGGGGACAGCTGGGATCGCTATGTGGTGAGAATGGAAGAATTAAAACAAAGCATGCGGATTGTGGAACAAGCGCTGGAGCAACTGCCGGAAGGGCCTGTGATGGGCAAAGTGCCGAAAGTACTGAAACCGCCGGTGGGGGAAGTGTACCATGCGGTGGAAAATCCTCGTGGTGAATTGGGATACTATATTGTTAGCGATGGTTCTCCAAAGCCATATCGTATTCATGTGCGTCGGCCTTCGTTCATTAATTTGCAGATGCTGAACGAAACTTGCCAGGGCTTGCTGATTGCCGATGTGGTTGCTGTGCTGGCTACGCTGGATTCGCTAATGGGAGAAGTGGACTGCTAG
- a CDS encoding NADH-quinone oxidoreductase subunit A — MLQDFGNVGLLLAVALVFPLMALATAFFIRPKNPGMEKSMPYECGVDTVGETWIQFRASYFLYALVFVAFDIETVFLYLWAIKFQQLGVFAFVEMFIFLSILLVGLGYAWRKGALEWK; from the coding sequence ATGTTGCAGGATTTTGGGAATGTCGGTTTGCTGTTAGCGGTTGCTTTGGTATTTCCTTTGATGGCCTTGGCAACTGCATTTTTCATTCGCCCCAAAAATCCAGGAATGGAGAAGTCCATGCCATATGAATGTGGCGTCGACACAGTAGGGGAGACTTGGATTCAGTTTCGGGCCAGTTATTTCCTTTATGCACTTGTATTTGTCGCTTTTGATATTGAAACTGTATTCTTGTATCTCTGGGCTATTAAATTCCAGCAGCTAGGCGTTTTCGCCTTTGTAGAGATGTTTATTTTTCTGAGCATTTTGCTGGTTGGTTTAGGGTATGCCTGGAGGAAAGGGGCTTTGGAATGGAAATGA
- a CDS encoding UbiX family flavin prenyltransferase, whose product MSVPEKKRVVVAMSGASGVVLGIEILRVLREIPAYETHVVLSRGAELTIAAETEHTVEEVLQWADYVYDNSNVGARIASGTFKTEGMLVVPCSMKTVAGIASGYSDNLLLRAADVTLKERRPLILAPRESPLGIIHLRNLLAVAEAGALLLPPVVSYYQKPKSLADMNRQIAGKILDKLGIETPGFRRWGDAEQ is encoded by the coding sequence ATGTCGGTGCCGGAAAAAAAGAGAGTCGTTGTAGCTATGAGCGGAGCCAGCGGAGTGGTTCTGGGAATTGAAATTCTACGGGTGCTGAGAGAAATCCCTGCGTATGAGACGCATGTCGTGCTTTCGCGGGGAGCGGAGCTGACCATTGCCGCAGAGACGGAGCATACGGTAGAGGAAGTGCTGCAATGGGCTGACTATGTATATGACAATAGCAATGTGGGGGCGCGTATCGCCAGCGGCACTTTTAAGACGGAAGGCATGCTTGTGGTACCTTGCAGTATGAAAACGGTTGCCGGTATTGCCAGCGGTTATTCGGATAATCTGCTCTTACGCGCAGCGGATGTTACTCTTAAAGAGCGGCGGCCGCTAATTTTAGCGCCGCGGGAAAGTCCATTGGGGATTATTCATTTGCGGAATTTGTTGGCGGTAGCGGAGGCTGGGGCGCTTCTTTTGCCTCCGGTTGTTTCTTATTACCAGAAGCCAAAGAGCCTTGCAGATATGAATCGGCAGATTGCCGGGAAAATTCTCGACAAGTTGGGGATTGAAACACCTGGTTTTCGGCGCTGGGGTGACGCAGAACAATAG
- a CDS encoding NADH-quinone oxidoreductase subunit C, translating to MTTTELLTAIQACHSDYCEIIGEESQQVLQVEAARVAELMLWLRDHEEYQFNMLRNLTAVDYAEHLDVVYHVYSMALRQMIVIKTRCQAENSEVPSVTSVWPAADFQEREVFDLMGIRFTGHPDLRRILMPEEYTEHPLRKSFKLGAGSAAVVQRGCN from the coding sequence ATGACGACGACAGAACTGCTGACAGCTATTCAAGCGTGTCATAGCGATTACTGCGAGATCATTGGCGAAGAAAGCCAGCAAGTGCTACAGGTGGAAGCCGCGCGAGTGGCGGAGCTTATGCTGTGGCTGCGCGATCACGAGGAATACCAGTTTAATATGCTGCGTAATTTGACAGCTGTGGATTACGCAGAGCATTTGGACGTGGTTTATCATGTGTATTCCATGGCGCTGCGGCAGATGATTGTAATAAAAACACGTTGTCAGGCGGAAAACTCCGAAGTGCCGTCGGTGACCTCCGTATGGCCTGCTGCGGATTTTCAGGAGAGAGAAGTTTTTGACTTAATGGGAATTCGCTTTACGGGGCATCCTGACTTACGGCGTATTTTGATGCCGGAAGAATACACGGAGCATCCGCTGCGTAAATCTTTTAAGCTGGGCGCTGGCAGCGCCGCAGTGGTACAGAGAGGGTGTAACTGA
- the bioB gene encoding biotin synthase BioB → MKTNASEIIRLGEQVLTGRQLSGEEALALTRIDVTDIPLLAAYAHKVRQAFGGNHVDMCGVLSARTGQCSEDCKFCSQSIHYSTQVAPHALLPIAQLVEEAKAAEQAGAKRISLVTSGKGMEGDADFEAIILRIQAIAAETKLQVCANLGTLNRQQAMRLRDAGVRRYAHNLETSVRFYPDICTTHPYQERAATLAAAKEAGLELCSGGIIGLGEDWQDRIDLALALREFAVQSVPINILNPIPGTPLSEQKPLPVLEILHTIALFRLLLPEPIVRPAGGREINLRDMQGAAMLAGANGLIVGHYLTFSGRNTAADFQMAADAQLKP, encoded by the coding sequence ATGAAAACAAATGCATCAGAGATTATCCGCTTAGGGGAACAGGTATTGACTGGGCGTCAATTAAGCGGCGAAGAAGCGTTAGCTTTGACCCGTATTGATGTGACCGATATTCCTCTTTTGGCGGCGTATGCCCATAAAGTTCGACAAGCGTTTGGCGGGAACCATGTGGATATGTGCGGCGTTTTGAGCGCGCGGACGGGGCAGTGTTCGGAAGACTGCAAGTTTTGTTCACAGTCGATTCATTACAGTACTCAAGTAGCGCCGCATGCGTTGTTGCCAATCGCTCAATTGGTTGAAGAAGCAAAGGCTGCGGAACAAGCAGGGGCCAAACGCATTAGTTTAGTTACCAGCGGCAAGGGCATGGAAGGGGATGCTGATTTTGAGGCCATTATATTACGCATCCAAGCGATTGCTGCAGAGACGAAGCTGCAAGTGTGCGCTAATCTAGGAACGTTGAATCGGCAGCAAGCAATGCGGCTTCGCGATGCGGGCGTACGGCGCTATGCGCATAATTTGGAAACAAGCGTACGGTTTTATCCAGATATATGTACGACGCATCCTTATCAAGAGCGGGCGGCTACACTGGCTGCGGCGAAAGAAGCGGGGCTGGAACTTTGCTCTGGAGGTATCATTGGGTTGGGCGAGGATTGGCAGGATCGCATCGACTTAGCGCTGGCTTTACGTGAGTTTGCAGTCCAGTCAGTGCCTATTAATATCTTGAATCCCATTCCGGGAACGCCGCTAAGTGAACAGAAACCCTTGCCGGTATTAGAAATTTTACACACGATTGCGTTATTTCGTTTGCTGTTGCCAGAGCCGATTGTGCGTCCTGCAGGAGGGCGCGAAATCAATTTGCGAGATATGCAGGGAGCAGCGATGTTGGCAGGAGCCAATGGGTTGATTGTGGGGCATTATTTGACTTTTTCCGGGCGCAATACGGCTGCTGATTTTCAAATGGCGGCTGATGCGCAATTGAAGCCATGA
- the bioB gene encoding biotin synthase BioB, producing MSYDLIFSLGKKVLAGEELTFEEALSLSQIEEEDIPLLLAVANKVREQFTGKAVDTCEIVNARSGNCSEDCKFCAQSAHHEVKFEAYPLMKEEDIVAAAKKAEQDGAYRFCIVTAGCGMDGDKDFEKILGAIRRIGKETKLNRCCSLGILEAEHVAALKEAGITRYHHNLEASESYFSEICSTHTYEERIETIKRVKEAGLQSCSGGIIGMGESWRQRVELAFALKELDVDSVPVNVLNAVPGTALAQQKRLQPLEILQAFAIFRMVLPKKIIRYAGGREHNLGELVPLGFLSGINGMLLGNYLTTSGRGPEQDLKTVNGLGLSPLSLEER from the coding sequence ATGAGTTATGATTTGATTTTTTCACTGGGAAAGAAAGTGTTGGCTGGCGAGGAACTGACTTTCGAAGAGGCCTTGTCCTTGAGTCAAATCGAGGAAGAAGATATTCCTTTGCTGTTAGCCGTAGCTAATAAAGTGCGTGAACAATTTACGGGCAAAGCCGTGGATACTTGTGAAATCGTAAATGCCCGTTCCGGCAACTGCTCCGAAGACTGCAAATTTTGTGCGCAGTCAGCGCATCATGAAGTAAAGTTTGAAGCTTATCCTTTAATGAAAGAAGAAGATATTGTGGCTGCGGCTAAAAAAGCCGAACAAGACGGCGCCTACCGATTTTGTATTGTGACGGCCGGCTGTGGCATGGACGGCGATAAGGATTTTGAGAAAATATTAGGAGCCATTCGGCGTATTGGCAAGGAAACCAAATTGAATCGTTGCTGTTCTTTGGGGATCCTAGAGGCGGAACATGTTGCCGCCTTGAAAGAAGCGGGGATTACGCGCTACCACCACAACCTGGAAGCTAGCGAAAGCTATTTTTCTGAAATTTGTTCTACTCATACTTATGAAGAGCGCATAGAGACCATCAAGCGAGTAAAGGAAGCGGGTCTGCAGAGCTGTTCCGGAGGAATTATTGGCATGGGCGAGTCTTGGAGGCAGAGGGTGGAACTTGCCTTTGCTCTAAAAGAGCTGGATGTGGATTCGGTGCCTGTCAATGTATTGAATGCCGTGCCGGGAACCGCTTTGGCGCAGCAAAAAAGACTGCAGCCACTCGAAATTTTACAAGCTTTTGCCATTTTTCGTATGGTGCTGCCTAAAAAAATCATCCGTTATGCAGGTGGTCGGGAACACAATCTAGGAGAGCTGGTGCCGCTAGGATTCTTGTCCGGTATTAACGGTATGCTGTTGGGCAATTACTTAACTACGTCCGGCCGCGGTCCGGAGCAAGACTTAAAAACGGTAAACGGCTTGGGCCTTAGCCCGTTGTCGTTGGAAGAACGCTGA
- a CDS encoding NuoI/complex I 23 kDa subunit family protein, translating to MLGKGLLQGMGITLRAFFAKKETLQYPEAKLVMPERFRGGELELDHKKCIACGLCAMACPNHVIKLTTKMDEQKKRHLETYVYQSGLCLYCNYCIEACPTKAICWDKNYENSRYTKAELDVDCLALSRAKQPDEVAEPPVSQEKAAADEASSSQGRDA from the coding sequence ATGCTTGGTAAAGGCTTGCTACAGGGAATGGGCATTACCTTGAGGGCGTTTTTCGCCAAAAAGGAAACATTGCAATATCCCGAAGCTAAATTAGTGATGCCGGAACGCTTTCGGGGCGGCGAACTGGAATTGGACCATAAAAAATGCATTGCCTGCGGGCTGTGCGCGATGGCTTGCCCTAATCATGTAATCAAACTAACTACGAAGATGGATGAACAGAAAAAACGTCATCTAGAAACCTATGTCTATCAGTCCGGCTTGTGCTTGTATTGCAATTACTGCATCGAAGCCTGCCCGACAAAAGCGATTTGCTGGGACAAGAACTATGAAAACTCCCGTTATACGAAAGCGGAATTAGATGTGGACTGTCTGGCTCTTTCAAGGGCGAAGCAACCCGATGAAGTGGCGGAACCGCCTGTATCTCAGGAGAAAGCGGCGGCTGATGAGGCGTCGTCTAGTCAAGGGAGGGATGCTTGA
- the nuoK gene encoding NADH-quinone oxidoreductase subunit NuoK, with protein MIGLTHFLVVAAMVFAIGLYGLLTKRTIIGLLMSIELMLNAVNINLIAFSRFITPDALTGQVFAIFTITVAAAEVAVGLAMVFRVYHDRNTVHAARLDEMRW; from the coding sequence ATGATAGGCTTAACGCACTTTTTGGTAGTGGCAGCCATGGTGTTTGCCATTGGCCTATATGGGCTGCTGACGAAGCGGACGATTATCGGTTTGTTGATGAGCATTGAGCTGATGCTCAATGCGGTAAACATTAATTTGATTGCGTTTTCGCGTTTTATTACGCCTGATGCCCTGACAGGGCAGGTGTTTGCTATTTTTACCATTACCGTTGCGGCTGCGGAAGTAGCGGTGGGGTTGGCCATGGTCTTCCGTGTGTATCATGACCGCAATACGGTGCATGCCGCCAGATTGGACGAGATGCGCTGGTAA